From Micromonospora echinospora:
TCCGCGCCCCGGACGGGTACGAGGTGGTGCACGTACCGGCCGGGCCGGCCGAGCCGGTGGCCAAGGACGACCTGCTGCCGTACATGCCGGCGTTCGGGGACTGGCTGGCCGACCGGTGGCGCGCCGGCGACTGGCAGCCCGAGGTGGTGCACGCGCACTTCTGGATGAGCGGGCTGGCCGGGCTCGCCGCGGCCCGCCGCGCGGGCGTGCCGGTGGTGCAGACCTACCACGCGCTCGGTACCGTCAAGCGCCGCCACCAGGGCGTGCAGGACACCAGCCCGCCGGGCCGGGTCGAGCACGAGCGGAAGCTGGGCCGCTCGGTGGACCGGGTGGTCGCCCAGTGCCAGGACGAGGTCGCCGAGCTGGTCCGGATGGGTGTGCCCCGCTCCCGGATGACAGTCGTGGCGTCGGGGGTGAACCTGTCCACGTTCTCCCCGCTCGGCCCGGTCGCCGACCGTGACGGCGGCCGGGCCCGCATCCTCACCGTCGGCCGGCTGGTCGAGCGCAAGGGCTTCCAGGACGTCATCCGGGCCGTCGCCGAGGTGCCGGACGCGGAGTGCGTCGTGGTCGGCGGCCCGCCGGCCGGGCTGCTGGAGACCGACCCGTACGCGTTGCGCCTGCGGACGCTGGCCCGCTCCCTCGGCGTCGCCGACCGGGTACGGCTGGTCGGCGCGGTGCCCCGGGAGGAGATGGGCCGCTGGTACCGGTCGGCGGACGTGCTCGTCGCCGCCCCCTGGTACGAGCCGTTCGGGCTCACCCCGCTGGAAGCGATGGCGTGCGGCGTACCGGTGGTCGGAACCGCCGTCGGCGGGCTCATCGACACGGTGGTGCCCGGCCGCACCGGCGACCTGGTGCCGGCCCGCGATCCGGCCGCCCTCGCCGCGGCGATCCGGGGCCTGCTCGGCGACCGGATCCGCCGGTTCGCCTACGCCACCGCGGCGCTGGAGCGGGCCCGCACCCGCTACTCGTGGGCCACCGCCGCGGACCGCCTCACCGAGCTGTACGGCGAGGTAACCACCGTCGGCCGCCCCACCCGGGTGGTCGCCTGATGGCGGCGACCCCGCCGGCCGCCGGCGGCACGCTGCTGGAGGACCACCTGGCGCTGCTGGCCGCCGCGCTGCTGCCGCTGCGGGAGTCGGAGCGGATGCTGGCCCGCTGGGGTGAGGAACTGGCGCACCGGCTCGCCGCCGGCGGGCGGCTGCTGGTGGCCGGCAACGGCGGCAGCGCCGCCGAAGCCCAACACCTCACCGCCGAACTCGTCGGCAAACTCCGCCATGACCGCCAACCCCTGTCCGCCATCGCCCTGCACGCCGAAACCAGCGCCCTCACCGCCATCGCCAACGACTACGGGTACGACGAAACCTTCGCCCGACAGGTCCGCGCCCACGGCCGACCCGACGACATCCTCCTACTCCTCACCACCAGCGGCACCAGCACCAACCTCCTCACCGCCGCCCACGCCGCCCACCAGACCGGCCTGCGCTGCTGGGCCTTCACCGGCCCCGCACCCAACCCCCTCGCCGACCTCTGCCACGAGCACCTGGCGATCGACTCGCCGGACGGGCAGGTGGTGCAGGAACTGCACCTGGTGGCCTCGCACGTGCTCTGCGAGTACATGGAACGGGCGCTGCCCGCGGCGCTCGCCGCCCCGGCGCCGGCCGAACCGGTGCGTACCGGCGTCGAGGTGGTGCTCGGCGACCCGGACCCGGCGGCGCCCGCCGGACCGGGAGGCCGGGCATGACGGGGCCGGTGGTGGTGCTCGGCGACACGCTGCTGGACCGCGACGTCGAAGGTCTGGTGAACCGGCTCTGCCCGGATTCCCCGGTGCCGGTGCTGGACGAGACGTCCTCCGTCGACCGTCCCGGGGGCGCCGGCCTGGCCGCGGTCTTCGCCGCCGCCCAGGGCGCCGAGGTCGCGCTGGTCACCGCCGTGGCCGACGACGCCGGCGGGGCCCGGCTCGGCACGCTGCTCGCCGCCGCGGGGGTGCGGTTGTACGCGCTGCCGCTGGCCGGCGCCACACCGGAGAAGGTCCGGCTGCGGGTACGGGGCCGGGTGCTGCTGCGCCACGACCGGGGCGGGGCGGCCGGCGTGCCCGGTCAGCCGAGCGACGCCGTGCTGCGGCTGATCGCCGGCGCGTCCGCCGTGCTGGTGAGCGACTACGGCCGGGGCGTGGCCGGGCATCCCGCGCTGCGCGCCGCGCTGGCCGCCACCCGGGCGCCCGTGGTCTGGGACCCGCATCCGCGCGGCCCGGCCGCCGTGCCCGGGGTGCACCTGGCCACCCCGAACGAGCCGGAGGCCCGCGACCTGGCGAAAACGCCGCCGGGCGGGTCCCGCCTGGCCGCCGCGTCCCGCAGCGCGCAGGCGCTGCGCCGCCGCTGGCAGGCGCGCGCGGTCGCGGTGACGCTCGGCGGGGACGGCGCGCTGCTCTGTCACGCCGGATCCACGCCCCTGGTGGTGCCGGCGCCACCGGCCGAGGGGGACACCTGCGGGGCGGGGGACCGGTTCGCGTCCACGGCGACGCTGGCCCTGGCCCGGGGCGCGCTGGTCTCCGAGGCGGTGCAGGAGGCGGTGGCGGAGGCGTCCGCGTACGTGGCCGGGGGTGGGGTGGCCAGCGCGCTGCCGGCCCCGGTACGGGCGGTGGCCCCGGCGGTGGTCACCGGCGGCAGCGACCGGATCGGCGCCGGGGCGGCCGGTGAGGTGGTGGCCCGGGTACGCGCGGCCGGCGGCACCGTGGTGGCCACCGGCGGCTGCTTCGACCTGCTGCACGCCGGGCATGTGGCGACGCTCCAGGCGGCCCGGCAACTCGGCGACTGCCTGGTGGTCTGCCTCAACTCCGACGCCAGCGTGTCCGGGCTGAAGGGACCGGAGCGCCCGGTCGTGCCGCAGGGCGACCGAGGGCGGCTGCTCGCCGCGCTCGGCTGCGTCGACGCGGTGCTGATCTTCGACGAGCCGACCCCGGAGGCGGCGATGTCCTGGCTGCGCCCGGACATCTGGGTCAAGGGCGGCGACTACGCCAGCGGCGGCGGCGCGGAGACGCTGCCCGAGTCGGAGATCCTGGCCCGCTGGGGCGGGCACACGGTGGTCGTGCCGTACCTCGACGGGCGCTCGACCACCGACATGATCGCGGCGGCGCGGGCGGGGCGGGGCAGCGCCGGCTGGCCGGCCGCGACGGTCGACCCGGCGGAGGCCGTCGCGCAGACGGTGGTCCGGTCCACGGCGAAGGGAGCACGATGAACGAGCGACGCATCCGTTCCGGCGCGGTCGCGCGGGCGGCGGCATGAGCGCCCCCGCTCCCGGAGCCGGGCCCGCGGTCCTGGTCACCGGCGGGTCGAGCGGGCTCGGCGCGGCGGTGGTCGCCGCGGTGGCCCGCTCAGGTGGACGCCCGCTGGTGCTGGACCGGCAGCGTCCCGCCGACGGGGTGCCCTGGGCCGAGTGCGACCTGGCCGACACCCGCGCCGCCGAGGCCGCCACCCGCGATCTCGCGGAACGCTCCGGCGGGCTGGACGCCGTGGTCACCGCCGCCGGCATGGACGTGCCGGGGAAGCTGGCCGACATCCCGGCGGAGACCTGGGAACGGATCGTCACTGTGGACCTGCTCGCCACGGCCGCGGTGATCCGGGCCGCGCTGCCCTGGCTGGAGGCGTCCCGCGGCAACATCGTCACGGTGGCCTCGACGCTGGGCGTGAAGGCGGTGAGCGACGCGACGGCGTACTGCGCGGCGAAGTTCGGGGTGGTGGGCTTCACCCGGGCGCTCGCCGCCGAACTGGCCGGCGCGGTCGGCGTGACGCTGCTGATCCCGGGCGGCATGCGCACCGCGTTCTTCGACGAGCGGGACGCGCAGTACCGCCCCGGCCCGGACGCGGTGCTCAACGAGCCGTCCGACACCGCCGCCGCGGTCATGTTCGCGCTGTCCCAGCCGGCCGGTTGCGCGGTACGCGAGATGGTGGTCTGCGCCGCGCAGGAGTCCTCGTACCCGTGATCCTGGTGCTGCGGGCGCTCGGCGTCGGCGACCTGGTCACCGCCGTGCCGGCGCTGCGCGGCCTGCGCGCCGGCCTGCCGGGCCGGGAACTGGTGCTCGCCGCCCCGGACTGGCTGGCGCCGCTGGCGCAGCTGACCGGGGCGGTCGACCGGGTCCTGCCCACCACCGGGCCGGACCGGATCGGGTGGACCGGGCCAGCGCCGGAGGTGGCTGTCAACCTGCACGGGCGGGGGCCGCAGTCGCACCGGGCGCTGGCCGCTGTCCGGCCCGCCCGGACGCTCGCCTACCGCAATCCGGCGGCCGGTCATCCGGACGGCCCGGCCTGGGACGACGACGAGCACGAGGTCCGCCGCTGGTGCCGGCTGCTGCACGCGTACGGCCTGCCGGCCGACCCGGGAGACCTGGCGCTGCGCCGCCCGGCGGCGGTCGGCGTACCGGCCGGGGTGACGCTGCTGCACCCGGGCGGCAAGATTCCGGCGAAGCGCTGGCCGGCGGAGCGGTTCGCCGGGCTGGCCCGGGAGCTGACCGCGCGGGGCCACCGGGTGGCGGTCACCGGGTCGGCCGGCGAGCGGGAGCTGGCCGAGCGGGTCGCCCGCGACGGCGGGTTGCCGCCGGAGGCGGTGCTGGCCGGCCGGACCGGGCTGGCCGAGCTGGCCGCGCTCGTCGCGGGCGCACGGCTGGTGGTCAGCGGGGACACCGGCGTGGCGCACCTCGCCACCGGTTACGGCACCGCCTCCGTGGTGCTGTTCGGGCCGGTGCCGGCAGCGCACTGGGGTCCACCGGCGGACCGGCCCCGGCACCGCGCGCTGGGTGCGATCGAGCCCACCCCCGTCAACCGGGATTCGACCGGGTCACGCGGGGTAGGAACCCACCCGACGTTGGATGCCATCGGGATCGACGAGGTGGTGGCTGCGGTGGCCGCTGTGGAACGGGTCTCCGGTGCGGTTGCGGCGTAGCGATCCGGGCCGGCCGGGGTACGCGCGCCGGCGGCGTGGCAAGGGCTGGCTGTTCCTCGACCCGGCCGGCGAGCCGGTGCGCGACGCCGGAGAGCTGGCCCGGCTGCGGGAGCTGGTCATCCCGCCGGCCTGGCAGGACGTGTGGATCTCGCCGTACCCGCACGGCCACATCCAGGCCACCGGCATCGACGCGGCGGGCCGCAAGCAGTACCTCTACCACCCGCACTGGCGGCGCAAGCGCGACGAGGCGAAGTTCGACCACGTGCTGGAGGTGGCGCACCGGCTGCCCGCGCTGCGGGACCGGGTCACGCACGACCTGACGCTGCGCGGCCTGCGCCGGGAGCGGGTGCTGGCCACCGTCGCCCGGCTGCTCGACATGGGCGCCTTCCGGGTCGGCAGCGACCAGTACGCCACCGGCGACGACCCGACCTTCGGGGTGGCCACGCTGCGCCCCGAGCACACCCGCTCCCGGGGCGGGTGCGTGGTCCTCGAGTTCCCCGCCAAGGGCGGCATCGAGCAGGTCCGCCGGATCGAGGACGCGGAGCTGTGCCGGGTGCTGCTCAACCTGCGCCGGCGACGGCGGGCCCAGGAGCGGCTGTTCGGCTACTGGGACGGCCGGGCCTGGCGCGACGTGCGCAGCGACGAGGTGAACGACTACCTGCGCGACGCCAGCGGCGGGGAGATGACCGCGAAGGACTTCCGCACCTGGCACGCCACCGTGCTGGCCGCGGCCGAGCTGGCCACTGTGGGCCCGCAGCGCTCCGCCACCGCCCGCAGGCGCGCGGTGGCGGGGGTGATGCGCTCGGTGGCCGAACTGCTCGGCAACACCCCGACGGTGGCGCGGGCCTCCTACGTGGATCCACGGGTGGTGGACCTCTACCACGACGGGGTGCTGGCGCCGGTGCAGCCGGAGATGCCGCGGGAGGCGGTGGAGAAGTCCGTGCTGGCGCTGCTGGAGGAGGAGGCCGGCTGACCGCTGACCGGCCCCGTCGGTCCTGGGGGGAAGCGCGACGGGGCCGGAAACCTCGGCGGGCGCGGATGCGGGAGACCGCCGACTGGCGGCCGCCCGCGGCCGGGCCGCCGCGGACGCCACGCCACGGCCCCCGTTACCCGTGGGCTGCCGCCATGAGCGGTGTCAGCCCTGTTTCAAGTATGTCCGCGCCGAGTTGACTGCGGATGCCGTGGTGTTGACGATCCGTGCCGGTTCCAGGTGACGGGTCCGGTATGCCTGCGGCGTCTCCGCGTGCGCGTTCCGGAACGCGCGGCTGAAGTGGGCCTTGTCCCGGAAACCCCAGCGGGCGGCGATGAGCTGGATCGAGCGGTCGCTCAGGCCCGGGTCGGCGAGGTCGCGGCGGCACCGGGCCAGCCGCTCGTCACGGATGTACGCCGCGACAGTGGTCTCCTCGTCCTCGAAGAGCCGGTGCAGCGAGCGCACCGAGATGTGGTGCGCGTCGGCGATCCGGCCCGGGTCCAGCGTGGCGTCGCCGAGGTGCTGCTCCACGTACGAGCGCACCTGGGCGAGCAGGGCGCGCCGCCGGATCTCGGTGGGGACCGCCTCCTCGGAGACCAGGTTGCGGCCGAGCAGCGTGGCGACCAGGTCCAGGCCGATCCCGCCCAGCTGCTCGGCGTCGGCCGCGTGGTACTGCTCGGGGTGACCGGTGACCCGGATGAGGAAGTCGGCGAGCAGGCCGCCGACGCCCTCGGAGCCGGACATCCGCCCGGCGAACAGGGGAGCGAGGCGGCGGCGCGGCAGCGGCAGCGCGTCGTACGGCATCAGGGCCACGATCGAGCGGGCGTACGCGGGCCCGGCCGGGTCGGCGTGGTGGCTGACCTCGTGCGGGCGGGAACAGTCGTAGAACGTCAGGTCGCCGGGGCGGCAGCGGGCCCGCTGCCCCGCCTGGTCGGCCTGGCTGGTCCCGGTGAGCGTGAGCGCGAGCAGGTAGTAGTCCGGGTCGGAGCGCTGGATCAGTTTCGAGGTGCGGACGCAGTCCACCGACGGGTAGCGGTAGCGGATGAGCCGCATCCGGCCCAGCTCGATGAACTCGGCCCGGGCGACGAAGTCGTGGGCGTGCGCGCTGTGCACCCGCAGCGGCGTCGGGCTGCTGGCCATCATGTCCAGCCACGTGCCGAAGCGCTCCCGTGGTGGCAGAACTTCCGTGTCGAGCACCTGCCGGCGCAGCTTGCCGTCCATCAACCGACCCCCGTCGTTTTGTCACACCTGTTAAAACCAGGACGCCCCACGGGGCCGGAAAGCGACACCCGTGGGGCAGTGACGTCCGTCATTGACGGACAGGGGAGCCTTCTGTTAGCAGTCCGTTCAGTCGTTCAGCACCTGGGCCAGCCGGTCGCGGAACCGGCGCTCGGAGTCGGTCACCGTGTCGCCGCCGAGGCCCAGGAGGCCGCCGCTGGACGCCGCGCCCACCACCTGCTCGGCGATGTCCACCAGCCAGTGCCGGTACGCCCCGGCCTGGCCCTCGTCCACCCGGGCGGCGAGCAGGGCGGCGGCCTGACCGGCCCGGGCCAGCACGTCCTCGATCATCGCCTTCGGGTCCTGCGGCGTGAGCACCGGAAGCTCCGCGCCGGTCTCCGGGTCGCCGACCCGGGACACGATCTCGCCGGCCACCGCGGCGACGAGAGGGCTCGCCGACTCGCGGCCGGCGGCGATGGTCTCCAGCCCGGCGGCGTTCTCGGCCATGGTGCGGCGGGTGCCGTCGGACTCGGCGGCGGCCGCCGCGGTGAGCACCGACTGCGGCAGTCCCACCAGCAGCCCCCACTCCTCGTCGGAGACACCGAACCGGGTGTACGCCGGCTGCTCGATCACGATCAGGCCCCTTTCGCCGTGGTCGTCGTTGTCGACGGGCGCCGCCGCGGCGCCCGGGTCAGGCTAGTCGAGTTCCAGCAGTCCCTGTTCGGACACCACGGGCACGGAGAGCGTCTTGTAACCGACCTCGTCGAAGAGCACCGTCATCCGGTCCTCCTCGTAGCTGAGCACCAGGCCGGCGCCCCACTCCGGGTGGCGTACCTGGCTGTGCACGGGGAACGGCCCGACCGCGCCGTCGGCGGCCACGCTGGTGCCGGCGTGGCAGTTGTCGCAGTGCCCGCAGACCTTCTGCATCTGCTCGCCGAAGTACGCCAGCAGGGCCTGGCCGCGGCAGCCGGTGGTCTCGGCGAAGGCGCGCATCATGTCGGTACGCGAGCGGGTCACTGTCTGCTGCCGTTCCGCCTCGGCGAGCGCCGCGCGGCCCGACTCGGCGGCCTCGGGCGCGTACCGGGGCGCGCCGATGCGCTGCCCGGCCCGCGGCTCGGCGGCGCCGATCTGCTCCAGCAGGGACAGGTACTGGCCCAGCTTGCGCGGACCGAGGCCGGTCAGCTCGCGCAGCTCCTTGCGGTTGCGGGCCTTGCCGCGCAGCACCGCGGCCAGTTCGGCCAGTTCCTTTTCGTCCGGCAGTCCGCCGCTGAAGTAGCGCTGCAGGCCGACGTCCTCGGCGCGCCACAGCAGCAGCACCCGGGCCGGCGCCCCGTCGCGCCCGGCGCGGCCGATCTCCTGGAAGTAGCTGTCCGGCGAGTCGGGCAGCGCCATGTGCGCCACCCAGGCGATGTTCGGCTTGTCGATGCCCATGCCGAACGCCGACGTGGCCACCATGATCGGCACCCGGTCGGCGAGGAACGCCTCGTGCAGCTCGTGCCGGGCCGCCGTGGGCATGCCGCCGTGGTAGAACTCGGCCGGGAAACCGGCGCCGGTGAGCCGCTCGGACAGCTCCTCGGCCGCCCGGCGGGTCGGCACGTAGATGATGCCGGGCCGCTCGTCGTCGCGCAGCAACGCGATCAGCCGCCGCCACCGGTAGTCGTCGGTGGGGCAGTGGGCCACCTCCAGGAAGAGGTTCGGCCGGTCCAGCCCGGAGACCACCACCTCGGGCTCGCGCAGCCGCAGCCGGGCGATGATGTCGTCGCGTACCGGCGGGGAGGCGGTGGCGGTGAGCGCCACCACCGGCGGGCGGCCCAGGCCGTCGATCAGGTGGCCCAGCGCCAGGTAGTCCGGCCGGAAGTCGTGGCCCCAGGCGGAGATGCAGTGCGCCTCGTCGATCGCCACCAGCGCCGGCTTCAGCTCACGGACCTCGGCGAGCCGGTCCGGGTTGCTCAGCGCCTCCGGCGTGATGAACAGGAACTCCGCGCGCCCGGCCCGGATGTCCTCGATCGCCTCGGCCTGCTGGGCGGCGCTCTCGTCCGAGCTGATCCGCACCGCGCGCAGCTCCGGACGCTGCCGCTCGTTGAGCGCGGCGATCTGGTCCTGCTGCAACGCCAGCAGCGGGGAGATCACCACCGTCGGGCCCGGGATCAGGCTGGCCGGGATCTGGTAGATCGCCGACTTGCCGGCGCCGGTGGGCAGCACCACCAGGGCGTCGCGGCGCTTCATGACGGCACGCATGGCGGCGAGCTGGTTGGGCCGCAGCGCGGTCCAGCCGAACAGGTTCCGCGCCGCCCGGCGCAGGCTGGAGGAGTGCGTCGTCAGTTTCATCAAGCGCCTCAGCTACCCCCGGCGATCCCGCGCGAAACCGTTCGCCCTCTCACCGCAGCCGGGGCAGGACCTCGTGCCGGTACAGGTCGAACAGGCCCTGCCAGTGCGGGCCGGTGTTCGCCACGTACACCTCGTCGAAGCCGGCCTTGGCGTACCTGTCGATCATCTCCAGGTGAGCGTCGGCGTCCCGGCCGCAGACGAACGCCTCCCGCACCTGCTCCGGCGAGACCAGCTCGGCGGCCTGCTCGAAGTGCCGGGGGGAGGGGAGCACCTGGGACAGCTCGCCGGGCACGCCCGCGTTGGGCCAGCGCTCGTACGCGATCCGCGCGCCCTCGTCGGCGCTGTCGGCGTACGCGGCCTTGAACCCGCCCTGGCACGGCTTGTCACCGCCGCCGGCCTCGCGGAACCGGCGCACCATGTCGGCGTCGGGCATGGTGCTGACGTAGCCGTCGCCGATCCGGCCGGCCAGCTCGATCGACTTGGGGCCGAACCCGGAGACGTAGATCGGCGGGGGCGTGTCCGGCCGGGTGTAGATCCGGGCGTGCTCCACTGTGTAGTGCTTGCCGTGGTGGTTGACGAACTCGCCGCGCCACAGCTCGCGGATCACCTCCACCGCTTCCTCCAGCATCTCCAGCCGCACGTCGGTCTGCGGCCAGGCGTCGCCGAAGATGTGCTCGTTGAGCGCCTCGCCGGTGCCCACCCCGAGTACGAAGCGGCCCTCGTGCAGCACCGCGCTGGTGGCTGCCGCCTGCGCGATCACCGCCGGGTGGATGCGCATGGTCGGGCAGGTGACGGCGGTGGTCACTGGTAGCCGGCAGACCTGGCTGAGCGCGCCGATGGTGGACCAGACGAACGGGCTCTGGCCCTGCGCGTCGACCCACGGGTGGTAGTGGTCGGAGATCCACAGTGCCTCGAAGCCGGCCTGCTCGGCGCCGCGCGCCTGGGCCAGCAGCTCCGCCGGGGTGTACTCCTCGCTGGACAGGAAGTAGCCGATCTTCATGGTGGGTGCCCTCTCCGCCCTGTCCGGACGTCCGGACAGGGCAAGCCCTACCCCCGGCGGCGGGCTCCAACCCGGCCGGCGTGGGCTCAGCGGCGGAACATGGCCCGGATCGCGATCAGCAGGAACAGGCCGCCGACGATCAGGCCGAGCAGGCGTACGCCGGGGATGTCGGCGGCGCTCGTGGCGTCGGCGAGCGGCAGGGCGGACATGTGGGAACTCTCCCACGGGTGGTCGCGGGGCGCCAGCGGCTAACAGTAAGGATTGTTGACTATTTAGCTGGGCGGTGTGACCATGGCAGCACCCGCCGGCCCCGGCGGGTCCGTGGGGGAGACGGGGGTACGACAGCACATGAGCGAGCGGACCGAGGGATCGACCGGAGACCTGGCGGCGCTCGCCGCCGCCGTCCTGCAACCGGGGTTCGTCGGCACCACGCCGCCGCCGTGGGTGTGCCGCTGGCTCGGCGAAGGACTCGGCTCGGTCGTCCTGTTCGCCCGCAACGTCGTCGACCACGAGCAGGTCGCCACGCTCACCGCGACCCTGCGCGCCGAACGGCCGGACGTCATCGTCGCGATCGACGAGGAAGCCGGCGACGTCACCCGGATCGAGTCCGCCCGGGGCAGCTCGCGGCCCGGCAACTACGCGCTCGGCGCGGTCGACGACCCGGCGCTGACCGAGGAGGTCGCCCGGGACCTCGGCGCCGAACTGGCAGCCGTCGGCGTCACGCTCAACTACGCCCCGGACGCCGACGTCAACTCCAACCCGGCCAACCCCGTCATCGGGGTACGCGCGTTCGGCGCCGACCCGGACCTGGTCGCCCGGCACACCGCCGCCTGGGTACGCGGCCTGCAGTCCGGCGGCGTCGCCGCGTGCGCCAAGCACTTCCCCGGGCACGGCGACACCCGGGTCGACTCGCACCACGACCTGCCCCGCATCGGCGGCGACCGGGCCCGCCTCGACGCGGTCGAGCTGGCCCCGTTCCGGGCCGCTGTGGCAGCCGGGGCGCAGGCGGTGATGACCGGCCACCTGCTGGTGCCGGCGCTGGACCCGGAGCTGCCCGCCACGCTCAGCCCGCTCGTGCTGGGCGGCCTGCTGCGCGAGGAGATGGGCTTCGGCGGCGTGGTGGTCACCGACGCGGTGGAGATGCGGGCGGTGTCCGACCGGTACGGCTTCACCGGCGCGGCGGTGCGCGCGCTCGTCGCCGGCGCCGACGCGATCTGCGTCGGCGGGGAACGGGCCACCGAGGCTGACGCCCGCGAGCTGCGCGACGCGATCGTCGCCGCGGTGATCAGCGGGGAGCTGCCCGAGGAACGGCTCGCCGAGGCGGCCAAGCGCGTCGGTCAGCTCGCCGCCTGGAGCGTCGCCGCCCGCGCCCGCCGGGTCGCCGGCACGCCACCGGCCGACGGCTCACCGATCGGGCTGGCCGCCGCCCGCCGGGCGGTACGGGTCAGCGGCGACGCCGCGCTGCTGCCGCTGGCCGGGCCGGCGCACGTGGTGGAGTTCGCGCCGCCGCGCAACATCGCCATCGGCGAGGAGACGCCGTGGGGGATCGCCGCGCCCCTGGCCCACCTCGTCCCGGGCACCACCACCGCCCGCTACGCCGCCGACGCCGTACCGGCCGACCCGGGCGACGTGCCCGCCGGACGGCCGCTCGTACTCGTGGTGCGCGACCTGCACCGGCACGACTGGATGCGGGACGCGGTGCGCCGGGCGCTCGCCGCGCGCCCGGACGCGGTGGTCGTCGAACTGGGCGTGCCCGAGCTGGTCACCGGCGCGGTGCACCTGGCCACCCACGGCGCCACCGCCGCCGCGGCGAGGGCCGCAGCCGAAGTGCTCACCGGCGCCCGCTGACTCCCGGGCCGGCCGGGTGGGGAGGTCCCCCGGCCGTCCCGGGCCTCACGCCGGGTCGACCACCAGGTCGGCGTACTCGGGGTGACGCTTGACGAACGCGGCCACGAAGGGGCACCTCGGCACGATCCGGTCGCCCCGGGCGCGAACCTCGTCCAGCGCGCCCCGGACCAGCGCCGCGCCGACGCCCTGACCCTGGAACCGGTTGTCGACCTCGGTGTGGGTGAAGACCAGCACCCCGTCGCCGGGGGTGTACGCGGCGAACCCGGCCAGCGCGTCGTCCACCAGGATCTCGAAGCGCCGCTTGGCGGGGTTGTCCTCGACCTGAAAGCTCACCGGGCCATTCTCCCTCCGGGGCCGGCCAGCCGGTCCAGTTCGACCAGCAGCCGGTCCACCTCCTCGACGGTGTTGTAGTGGTAGACGCTGGCCCGGACCGCGCCGCCGTCCGCGCGCAGGCCCGTGGTGCGGAAGTACTCGTAGGCGTAGTAGTCGCCGTGCGACAGGCACAGGCCCGCCTCGCCCAACGCCGCCGCCGTCTCGGCCGGGGACCGGCCGGCCACCCGGAACGACACCGTCGGGCAGCGCCGGGCCGGCGTCCCGTAGACGGTCACGAACGACCGGCCGGTCAGCCCGGCGAGCAGCCGGTCGAAGACCGCCTCCTCGTGCGCCTGCGCGGCGGCCAGCCCGGCGCGTACCCGCTCCCGGCGGTCGCCGGTCGCGGACGGATCCAGGCCGGCCAGGTGGTCCACCGCGGCGGTCACCCCGGCCAGCAGCGGGAAGCTCGGCGTGCCGTACTCGAACCGGTCCGGGACCGCGTCGGCGGAGGGGATCAGCTTCGCCGGGCGCAGCTGCCCCCACCGCGCCGGGTCGGCGGCCATCGCCGCCAGGTGCGGCCCGGACCACTTGTACGCGCTGGTCACCAGGAAGTCCGCGCCGAGCGTGGCCAGGTCGGTAGGGCCGTGCGGCACCGAGTGCACGCCGTCGACGCAGACCAGCGCGCCGGCCGCGTGCGCGGTCTTGGCGATCGCCGCCACGTCCGGCACCGTGCCGATCGCGTTGCTGCCGGCGGTCACCGCGACCAGCCGGGTGCGCTCGGTGACCAGGTCGGCGTACTGGCCGGTGGGCAGGTCGCCGGTCACCGGGTCGAACTCGGCCCAGCGCACCGTGGCGCCGGCCGCCTCGGCGGCCTGCACCCAGGGCCGGACGTTCGCGTCGTGGTCCAGCCGGGAGACCACCACCTCGTCGCCCGGCCGCCAGCCGGCGCCGAGCGTCCGCGCCAGGGTGTACGTCAGCGCGGTGGCGCTCGGACCGAGCACCACACCCGACGGCTGCGCACCGAGCAGGTCGGCGACCGCGGCCCGCGCCCCGGCGACCAGCTCCAGGGCCCGGCGGCCGGGCACGAAGGCCGTGCTGCGGTTGCCGGTGGCGGCGCGCATGGCGCCGGTCACCGCCTCGATCACGCCGGCGGCGGTCTGGGTGCCCCCGGCACCGTCGAAGTGGACGAAGCCCTCGCCCAGAGCGGGGTAGGCGGCCCGGACCCGGGCGACGTCGAAAGCCATTCCGGCACCCTAGCGCGCACCCCGCCAGACACCGCCCGGCGTGGCTGTCGCGGGC
This genomic window contains:
- a CDS encoding glycoside hydrolase family 3 protein → MSERTEGSTGDLAALAAAVLQPGFVGTTPPPWVCRWLGEGLGSVVLFARNVVDHEQVATLTATLRAERPDVIVAIDEEAGDVTRIESARGSSRPGNYALGAVDDPALTEEVARDLGAELAAVGVTLNYAPDADVNSNPANPVIGVRAFGADPDLVARHTAAWVRGLQSGGVAACAKHFPGHGDTRVDSHHDLPRIGGDRARLDAVELAPFRAAVAAGAQAVMTGHLLVPALDPELPATLSPLVLGGLLREEMGFGGVVVTDAVEMRAVSDRYGFTGAAVRALVAGADAICVGGERATEADARELRDAIVAAVISGELPEERLAEAAKRVGQLAAWSVAARARRVAGTPPADGSPIGLAAARRAVRVSGDAALLPLAGPAHVVEFAPPRNIAIGEETPWGIAAPLAHLVPGTTTARYAADAVPADPGDVPAGRPLVLVVRDLHRHDWMRDAVRRALAARPDAVVVELGVPELVTGAVHLATHGATAAAARAAAEVLTGAR
- a CDS encoding cysteine desulfurase-like protein gives rise to the protein MAFDVARVRAAYPALGEGFVHFDGAGGTQTAAGVIEAVTGAMRAATGNRSTAFVPGRRALELVAGARAAVADLLGAQPSGVVLGPSATALTYTLARTLGAGWRPGDEVVVSRLDHDANVRPWVQAAEAAGATVRWAEFDPVTGDLPTGQYADLVTERTRLVAVTAGSNAIGTVPDVAAIAKTAHAAGALVCVDGVHSVPHGPTDLATLGADFLVTSAYKWSGPHLAAMAADPARWGQLRPAKLIPSADAVPDRFEYGTPSFPLLAGVTAAVDHLAGLDPSATGDRRERVRAGLAAAQAHEEAVFDRLLAGLTGRSFVTVYGTPARRCPTVSFRVAGRSPAETAAALGEAGLCLSHGDYYAYEYFRTTGLRADGGAVRASVYHYNTVEEVDRLLVELDRLAGPGGRMAR
- a CDS encoding GNAT family N-acetyltransferase; translated protein: MSFQVEDNPAKRRFEILVDDALAGFAAYTPGDGVLVFTHTEVDNRFQGQGVGAALVRGALDEVRARGDRIVPRCPFVAAFVKRHPEYADLVVDPA